The following are from one region of the Staphylococcus argenteus genome:
- a CDS encoding aminotransferase class IV, with amino-acid sequence MQLFETMKIDNGQISRVKYHTKRLKNSAQRLNFQFNEQIWHKLIKEVACKYPIGEYRLKVILNAEGDFETIVAPLPKKNVFTAKIQTLPDSVNPIFLNNKTTERKHLDHQHETDLILLTSANGKVLEFDIGNIIIEENGKWYTPIYDGDFLKGCMRTYLIDQNKLTEKDFNKNELIVKYHNDEIRLFLINSLREVAVVHLCL; translated from the coding sequence ATGCAATTATTTGAAACAATGAAAATTGATAACGGTCAGATTTCAAGAGTTAAATATCATACAAAACGATTAAAAAATTCTGCTCAACGCTTGAACTTTCAATTCAATGAGCAAATTTGGCATAAACTTATCAAAGAAGTGGCATGTAAATATCCTATAGGGGAATATAGATTGAAAGTCATTTTGAATGCTGAAGGTGATTTTGAAACGATAGTTGCACCATTACCGAAGAAAAATGTATTTACGGCTAAGATACAAACTCTACCAGATTCTGTTAACCCAATTTTTTTAAACAATAAAACGACAGAACGGAAACATTTAGATCATCAACACGAAACAGATTTAATATTGCTAACATCTGCGAACGGTAAAGTGCTTGAATTCGACATTGGAAATATAATAATTGAAGAAAATGGTAAATGGTATACGCCCATATATGATGGAGATTTCTTAAAAGGGTGTATGAGGACTTATTTAATAGATCAAAACAAGCTAACTGAGAAAGATTTTAATAAAAATGAATTAATTGTTAAATATCATAATGATGAGATTCGTTTATTTCTCATAAATAGTTTACGAGAG